GGTTGGAGAgaagataaataaacaaaagccctACATAAAACGGCAACAGTTTTCAATGAgtaaaaccagtggttctcaacattctCCGGCCTGTGACCCcatgttaaacagaaaaaaaggtttGAGATCCCTCTTAAGTTTTGGGATGCTCCCCTTCCATCTAGCCGTGAAGACAGGGCAGCTGGTTGTGATGACTGGAAACAACCTCCTCTGTTGAGAACTCAGGAGTAAAACAACGTCCTCTTCATGTCGGCATGATGCAGCGGTGAGAGAAGATACTCTGATCTGGTGCAGGCTAGCTCTGCATGATGAAGGTCAACTCTGCATTATTCAGACTAAGTCCCTAAGCTCACCAGAGAGGACTTTTCTGGGGAATTTATCATTACACATTCCGAGAACATGGCCGATCGACCTAAGCTGAGCTTTGATAATCGTTACCTCAGTTCTGGTTGCTTTGATTCAGTATGTTTAACAGTGCCCTCCACTGGGTGAAATCTCAGAACCGAGGAAGGATACATACAATCTTCTCATCCTCTCACTGGAACTCCAACCTGGCCTAAAACATAACAGGCAACAGCAATTGTCCTTTAAGCCAAATATCAGAGCATCTTGCTGATTCTGCATAGTGTCACAGACCCTCATTCATGGATCTTAAAAACAGCAATTTCTAATATTGTATTTGACTGGGTTCCATTATATGATTTTCTGTACATCACATGGAGTGGCTGAGTCATAGAAATAAGGATAAATGACAAGAGAACTCACTCTTATTCCATCTACTGTTTATTGGTTAAAATATAATGATTATAATTACCAAGAAAAAATCTTCTTGTATATCACCCTTTTAAAGGCATCATTTACCTCCTTGTTTcgcaggctgtagatcagggggttcaacatggggatcacaAGGGCATAAAACACAGAGGTAACCTTGTCTTGGTCCATCACGTAGCTAGAACTGGgtcttaaatatatacatatcagCGTCCCATAAAACATAGTGACGACTGTCAGGTGGGAGGCACAGGTGGAAAAGGTTTTGCGTCTCCCCTTGGCAGAACGGATCCTAAGAATGGCCAGAAGGATGCACATGTAGGAGATTAGGACACCCAGAAAAGTAGTCATTCCAATTACAGTAGAGAAAGTGAAAAGTACAAGGTCAGTGACATGGGTGTCAGAGCAGGACAGCTTCAGCATAGGGGGCACATCACAGAGGAAATGGTTGACAACATTGGAGCTGCAGAAGGACAGACTGAATATAAATAGAGTTTGCACAATTGAATTCACAGAGCCACATACATATGTACCAGCCACTAACAGG
This window of the Chrysemys picta bellii isolate R12L10 unplaced genomic scaffold, ASM1138683v2 scaf1153, whole genome shotgun sequence genome carries:
- the LOC135979711 gene encoding olfactory receptor 5AR1-like — its product is MAERNHTMVTEFIFVGFTDHPDLQIPLFMLFLVMYVVSLMGNLGMIALIMVETRLHTPMYFFLSQMSIVDIGYSTAIAPRMLMTFLAETRTIPLIECAAQLFFVCFFVTNECCLLAVIAYDRFKAICNPLLYRAIMSKRHCVLLVAGTYVCGSVNSIVQTLFIFSLSFCSSNVVNHFLCDVPPMLKLSCSDTHVTDLVLFTFSTVIGMTTFLGVLISYMCILLAILRIRSAKGRRKTFSTCASHLTVVTMFYGTLICIYLRPSSSYVMDQDKVTSVFYALVIPMLNPLIYSLRNKEVNDAFKRVIYKKIFSW